One Halostella limicola genomic window carries:
- a CDS encoding DUF7097 family protein, giving the protein MEKTPEGTSVGVDDPYEHAGVCDHLTDDGRCRFAFEHPEQDEAFARDRRADDFACPVVDPEREAFCASKKSSEEHSDSRDSDWEWADCPHFRSRNRDRECVRCGLEERRMAHSDERPLLEEHHLSYARGGETLSHEITVYLCRWCHAKVHQSWARVTDDAAPDPEAIAEKEDRRSREQSELGFESAAERYDE; this is encoded by the coding sequence ATGGAGAAGACGCCCGAGGGGACCTCCGTCGGCGTCGACGACCCGTACGAGCACGCGGGCGTCTGCGACCACCTGACCGACGACGGGCGCTGCCGGTTCGCCTTCGAACACCCAGAGCAGGACGAGGCGTTCGCCCGCGATCGGCGCGCCGACGACTTCGCGTGTCCGGTGGTCGATCCCGAGCGCGAGGCGTTTTGCGCCTCGAAAAAATCGAGCGAGGAGCACAGCGACTCGCGAGATAGCGACTGGGAGTGGGCCGACTGCCCGCACTTCCGCTCGCGCAACCGCGACCGCGAGTGCGTCCGGTGCGGACTGGAGGAGCGCCGCATGGCCCACTCCGACGAGCGCCCGCTCCTGGAGGAGCACCACCTCTCCTACGCACGGGGCGGCGAGACGCTCTCGCACGAGATCACGGTATACCTCTGTCGGTGGTGTCACGCGAAGGTCCACCAGTCCTGGGCGCGGGTCACGGACGACGCCGCGCCCGACCCGGAGGCGATCGCCGAGAAGGAGGACCGGCGCAGTCGCGAGCAGTCCGAACTGGGGTTCGAGTCGGCGGCCGAGCGCTACGACGAGTAG
- a CDS encoding VOC family protein codes for MSQSRPHLVGHVHLKVRDVERAIAFYADVLGLETEERYDRFAFLSWGERHHDVALQGVGADAPGPGPGVGMYHAAFEVETAEALKAVYRRVRERDAEVAPVDHGISKAIYFDDPDGNGLEVYLDTRGDGGGEWEGRNRRFDPEAL; via the coding sequence ATGAGTCAGTCGCGGCCGCATCTGGTCGGCCACGTACACCTGAAGGTTCGGGACGTCGAGCGGGCGATCGCGTTCTACGCGGACGTGCTGGGACTGGAGACAGAGGAGCGGTACGACCGGTTCGCATTCCTCTCGTGGGGGGAGCGCCACCACGACGTGGCCCTGCAGGGCGTCGGCGCGGACGCGCCGGGCCCCGGTCCCGGCGTCGGCATGTACCACGCGGCGTTCGAGGTGGAGACGGCCGAGGCCCTCAAGGCGGTCTACCGACGGGTCCGCGAGCGGGACGCCGAGGTCGCGCCCGTCGACCACGGGATCAGCAAGGCGATCTACTTCGACGACCCCGACGGCAACGGGCTGGAGGTGTACCTCGACACGCGGGGAGACGGCGGCGGCGAGTGGGAGGGTCGCAACCGGCGGTTCGACCCGGAAGCGCTGTGA
- a CDS encoding (R)-citramalate synthase encodes MADLFGVPPESTNLTDGADVQLLDTTLRDGEQAPGISLTPEEKAEIAEALDNADVSTIEAGSACTGEGERRTIQRVTDLGLDARITSFARGVRGDVDLALDCGVDGVNLVVPASDRHVETKVDTTRDEVVDNTVDLVEYAKDHGLWVEVIGEDGSRADLDFLERLMEAAFDAGADRVCYADTVGHAGPERAVEVVSRLSELGPVSTHTHDDLGLGVTNALASVAAGADLVHATVNGLGERAGNVALEEVAIALDHSYDVETVDTTQLYELGQTVARATGVQTAPNKAVTGANAFTHESGIHTDGTLKDDAMYEPYPPEKVGRERRIVLGKHTGRAGARAALEEHGVEVSDEELTEVVKRVKEIGDRGKRVTDADLLAIAEEVTGRDRERRVELKDLTAASGGGTPTASVRLEVDGEERVASGTGSGPVDAAVSAVREALGAAANATLESYHVDAITGGTDAVVTVEVEMSRGDHSVTVAASDADITNASVKAMVDALDRLLTTPGEDEQPVLADD; translated from the coding sequence GTGGCCGATTTATTCGGGGTTCCTCCCGAATCAACTAATCTCACAGACGGTGCCGACGTACAGCTTCTCGACACGACGCTACGGGACGGGGAACAGGCCCCGGGGATCTCGCTCACGCCCGAGGAGAAAGCCGAGATAGCGGAAGCGCTCGACAACGCGGACGTCTCGACCATCGAGGCGGGCAGCGCGTGCACGGGCGAGGGCGAGCGCCGGACGATCCAGCGCGTCACGGACCTCGGGCTCGACGCGCGGATCACCAGCTTCGCCCGCGGCGTCCGGGGCGACGTCGACCTCGCGCTCGACTGCGGCGTCGACGGCGTGAACCTCGTCGTCCCCGCCAGCGACCGCCACGTCGAGACGAAGGTGGACACGACCCGCGACGAGGTCGTCGACAACACGGTCGACCTCGTCGAGTACGCCAAGGACCACGGCCTCTGGGTCGAGGTGATCGGCGAGGACGGCTCCCGCGCCGATCTGGACTTCCTCGAACGCCTCATGGAGGCGGCGTTCGACGCGGGCGCCGACCGCGTCTGCTACGCAGACACTGTGGGTCACGCCGGGCCGGAACGGGCCGTCGAGGTCGTCTCGCGGCTCTCCGAACTCGGGCCGGTCAGCACGCACACCCACGACGACCTCGGACTCGGCGTGACGAACGCGCTGGCGAGCGTCGCGGCCGGGGCGGACCTGGTCCACGCGACGGTCAACGGCCTCGGCGAGCGCGCCGGCAACGTCGCGCTCGAGGAGGTCGCCATCGCGCTCGACCACTCCTACGACGTCGAGACGGTGGACACCACGCAACTCTACGAATTAGGCCAGACGGTCGCCCGCGCGACGGGCGTCCAGACCGCGCCGAACAAGGCCGTCACGGGCGCGAACGCCTTCACCCACGAGAGCGGCATCCACACCGACGGGACGCTCAAGGACGACGCGATGTACGAGCCGTACCCGCCGGAGAAGGTGGGCCGCGAGCGCCGGATCGTCCTCGGCAAGCACACCGGCCGCGCCGGTGCGCGCGCCGCGCTCGAAGAGCACGGCGTCGAGGTCTCCGACGAGGAACTCACGGAGGTCGTCAAGCGAGTCAAGGAGATCGGCGACCGCGGCAAGCGCGTCACCGACGCCGACCTGCTCGCCATCGCCGAGGAGGTCACCGGGCGCGACCGCGAGCGCCGCGTCGAACTGAAGGACCTCACCGCCGCCAGCGGCGGCGGCACGCCCACCGCCAGCGTCCGCCTCGAAGTCGACGGCGAGGAGCGCGTCGCCAGCGGCACCGGGAGCGGGCCGGTCGACGCCGCCGTCTCCGCGGTGCGCGAGGCGCTCGGCGCGGCGGCGAACGCGACGCTCGAGTCCTACCACGTCGACGCCATCACCGGCGGCACCGACGCCGTCGTGACCGTCGAGGTGGAGATGAGCCGCGGCGACCACAGCGTCACCGTCGCCGCCAGCGACGCCGACATCACCAACGCGAGCGTCAAGGCGATGGTCGACGCGCTCGACCGCCTGCTCACGACGCCCGGCGAGGACGAGCAGCCGGTGCTGGCGGACGACTGA
- a CDS encoding amidase family protein, producing the protein MTNSEPAAAVREAAATYGIDLDEAGVEAYAAELTNTEALVGDIEPDLPEAEPAADVRKGDDPHDAFLYRFETDPAEDGPLSGVTTAVKDNMAVAGVPMTCGSAAVEFTPSYHATVVSRLLDAGAEVVGTTNMDEFAYFTSGETCAHGPIRNPRVDGATPGGSSSGSGAAVAAGEVDVALGSDTGGSIRIPASFCGVIGLKPTHGTVSRFGFADLAPSLDHVGPLADSVANAARALEAIGGADSRDPSMRGRAPRSGLVDAADGDASDLSVGVIEAAMAGADDPVSERVNATVDALADAGATVDRVSFDGFAQLPILVTTIVATEFTSLVDNNGVVHGSGTGYSEAWRAAVAEMDADAVGDNVRDWLVLGRALAERTEGEPYVAARNAARRFTGAVEDALGERDALVLPTTPMTAPDFGEIDDDESLLRTIAHTGPFNLTGHPAISVPCGDVDGRPVGFQAVAGYDDEATAVRVGAAVEER; encoded by the coding sequence ATGACAAATTCCGAACCGGCGGCCGCCGTCCGCGAGGCCGCCGCGACCTACGGGATCGACCTCGACGAGGCGGGCGTGGAGGCGTACGCGGCGGAACTGACGAACACCGAGGCGCTGGTCGGGGACATCGAACCGGATCTGCCCGAGGCGGAGCCGGCCGCAGACGTGCGCAAGGGCGACGACCCCCACGACGCCTTCCTGTATCGCTTCGAGACCGACCCGGCCGAGGACGGACCGCTGTCCGGGGTCACTACCGCGGTCAAGGACAACATGGCGGTCGCCGGCGTGCCGATGACCTGCGGCTCCGCCGCGGTCGAGTTCACGCCCTCGTACCACGCGACGGTCGTCTCGCGCCTGCTCGACGCCGGGGCCGAGGTGGTCGGGACGACGAACATGGACGAGTTCGCGTACTTCACCTCCGGCGAGACGTGCGCGCACGGCCCCATCCGGAACCCGCGGGTCGACGGCGCGACCCCGGGCGGGTCGTCCTCTGGAAGCGGCGCGGCGGTCGCCGCCGGCGAGGTCGACGTTGCGCTCGGCTCGGACACCGGCGGGTCCATCCGCATCCCCGCCTCCTTCTGCGGCGTCATCGGCCTGAAGCCCACCCACGGGACGGTCTCCCGGTTCGGCTTCGCCGACCTCGCCCCGTCGCTCGACCACGTCGGCCCGCTCGCCGACTCGGTCGCGAACGCCGCCCGCGCGCTCGAAGCGATCGGCGGCGCGGACTCGCGGGACCCCTCGATGCGCGGCCGAGCGCCGCGGTCCGGCCTCGTTGACGCGGCCGACGGTGACGCCTCTGACCTCTCCGTCGGCGTGATCGAGGCGGCGATGGCCGGCGCGGACGACCCGGTGAGCGAGCGCGTCAACGCGACCGTCGACGCGCTGGCCGACGCCGGTGCGACCGTCGACCGCGTCTCCTTCGACGGGTTCGCGCAGCTACCGATCCTCGTGACGACTATCGTCGCGACGGAGTTCACCTCGCTCGTCGACAACAACGGCGTCGTCCACGGTTCCGGCACCGGCTACAGCGAGGCGTGGCGCGCGGCGGTCGCAGAGATGGACGCCGACGCCGTCGGCGACAACGTCCGCGACTGGCTGGTGCTCGGCCGCGCCCTCGCCGAGCGCACGGAGGGCGAACCGTACGTCGCGGCGCGGAACGCCGCCCGGCGGTTCACCGGGGCGGTCGAGGACGCGCTCGGCGAGCGCGATGCCCTCGTCCTCCCGACGACGCCGATGACTGCCCCGGACTTCGGCGAGATCGACGACGACGAGTCGCTCCTGCGGACCATCGCCCACACCGGGCCGTTCAACCTCACCGGCCACCCGGCTATCTCTGTGCCCTGCGGCGACGTCGACGGTCGGCCCGTCGGGTTCCAGGCTGTCGCGGGGTACGACGACGAGGCGACGGCGGTGCGGGTGGGCGCGGCGGTAGAGGAGCGGTAA
- a CDS encoding QcrA and Rieske domain-containing protein has translation MTGTDEGDEAAVPCDRCPCSRADPTLFEDDRAEIERRDVAKGLATVGGLTVVGSLAAPLAGLTQVFEREYSGPVYSDNVALVDEEGERITEDYLEFGDHATVFPESNPGIEDAPTLLVRFEEGEYGDATNTEWVASGYAAYSKVCTHAGCMVSDIDDATLVCPCHAGKFDPLAGASVVGGPPPRALPQLPMRLSEEGHLVATDDFEGAIGPGGD, from the coding sequence ATGACGGGGACCGACGAAGGGGACGAGGCCGCTGTTCCCTGCGATCGGTGCCCGTGTTCCCGCGCGGACCCGACGCTCTTCGAGGACGACCGGGCGGAGATAGAGCGCCGGGACGTCGCCAAGGGCCTTGCCACGGTCGGCGGGCTGACGGTCGTCGGCAGCCTGGCCGCGCCGCTGGCCGGGCTCACCCAGGTGTTCGAGCGGGAGTACTCCGGCCCGGTGTACAGCGACAACGTCGCGCTGGTCGACGAGGAGGGCGAGCGGATCACCGAGGACTACCTGGAGTTCGGCGACCACGCGACGGTGTTCCCCGAGTCGAACCCCGGCATCGAGGACGCGCCGACGCTGCTCGTCCGCTTCGAGGAGGGCGAGTACGGCGACGCGACGAACACCGAGTGGGTCGCCAGCGGGTACGCGGCGTACTCGAAGGTGTGCACCCACGCCGGTTGCATGGTGTCGGACATCGACGACGCGACCCTCGTCTGTCCCTGTCACGCGGGCAAGTTCGACCCGCTCGCGGGGGCCAGCGTCGTCGGCGGACCACCGCCCCGAGCGCTCCCGCAGCTCCCGATGCGGCTCTCGGAGGAGGGACACCTCGTCGCGACCGACGATTTCGAGGGGGCCATCGGTCCCGGGGGGGACTGA
- a CDS encoding AAA family ATPase, whose product MDVPEANEEAQAILDTVGNAVIADREFLETVLLGVLGRGHVLLEDVPGTGKTLTARSFATALGLSFSRVQFTPDLLPADVTGTHVFNEDTGEFTFNEGPIFANVVLADEINRAPPKTQAALLEAMEEGQVTVDGDTHDLPDPFFVIATQNPVEQEGTFPLPEAQIDRFMVKTSLGYPELEGEVELLERRRSRETQSPEAEPVVTPETVRELRLVPESVRIEDELLEYVAKVARATREDRRVEVGVSPRGTQRLFETARARAVLAGREYVTPDDVKRIADPVLAHRLVLTPDATVNDVPKRSVVESVLDQVPVPTIE is encoded by the coding sequence ATGGACGTCCCCGAAGCCAACGAGGAAGCGCAGGCGATCCTCGACACGGTCGGCAACGCGGTCATCGCCGACCGGGAGTTCCTGGAAACCGTACTGCTCGGCGTTCTCGGCCGCGGTCACGTCCTGCTCGAGGATGTGCCCGGGACCGGCAAGACCCTCACCGCGCGGTCGTTCGCGACGGCGCTCGGCCTCTCTTTCAGCCGCGTCCAGTTCACGCCGGACCTCCTCCCCGCCGACGTGACCGGGACGCACGTGTTCAACGAGGACACCGGCGAGTTCACGTTCAACGAGGGCCCGATCTTCGCGAACGTGGTGCTGGCCGACGAGATCAACCGCGCGCCGCCGAAGACCCAAGCCGCCCTGCTGGAGGCGATGGAGGAGGGGCAGGTGACCGTTGACGGCGACACCCACGACCTCCCCGACCCCTTCTTCGTCATCGCGACCCAGAACCCCGTCGAGCAGGAGGGGACCTTCCCCCTCCCCGAGGCGCAGATCGACCGCTTCATGGTGAAGACGAGCCTCGGCTACCCGGAGCTCGAAGGCGAGGTGGAACTGCTGGAGCGGCGCCGGTCGCGCGAGACGCAGAGCCCCGAGGCCGAGCCCGTGGTCACGCCGGAGACGGTTCGGGAGCTCCGACTCGTGCCCGAGTCGGTCCGCATCGAGGACGAACTGCTGGAGTACGTCGCGAAGGTCGCGCGGGCGACCCGCGAGGACCGCCGCGTCGAGGTCGGCGTCTCCCCGCGCGGGACCCAGCGACTGTTCGAGACCGCCCGCGCTCGGGCAGTGTTGGCCGGGCGGGAGTACGTGACGCCGGACGACGTCAAGCGCATCGCCGACCCGGTGCTTGCTCACCGCCTCGTGCTGACGCCGGACGCGACGGTCAACGACGTGCCGAAGCGGTCGGTCGTCGAGAGCGTGCTGGACCAGGTCCCGGTGCCGACGATAGAGTAG
- a CDS encoding DUF192 domain-containing protein yields the protein MRLVHDPADGDARTLASDVETADTFASRLFGLMFRSAVPEGYALVFPFDGAKRRGIHTVFVRVPIDVVWVADERVTRVETLAPWRSVARAEADTVIELASGGADGVNAGDAVRIVD from the coding sequence GTGCGACTGGTCCACGACCCCGCCGACGGCGACGCTCGGACGCTCGCGAGCGACGTCGAGACGGCCGACACCTTCGCAAGCCGGCTGTTCGGCCTGATGTTCCGCTCGGCGGTGCCCGAGGGCTACGCGCTCGTCTTCCCGTTCGACGGCGCGAAGCGCCGAGGCATCCACACCGTCTTCGTGCGGGTTCCGATCGACGTGGTCTGGGTGGCCGACGAGAGGGTGACCCGCGTCGAGACGCTCGCCCCCTGGCGGAGCGTCGCCCGCGCCGAGGCTGACACCGTGATCGAGCTCGCTTCGGGGGGTGCGGACGGCGTGAACGCCGGCGACGCGGTCCGTATCGTCGACTGA
- a CDS encoding DUF5800 family protein: protein MTTLSFDDKGVDVVYQGTEFRLEKALIEEAIQKDYRDTTDHEVLQIVAEDPDLNGEPRRVGDILR, encoded by the coding sequence ATGACTACGCTCTCCTTCGACGACAAAGGCGTCGACGTCGTGTACCAGGGCACCGAGTTCCGCCTGGAGAAAGCCCTCATCGAGGAGGCGATCCAGAAGGACTACCGCGACACGACCGACCACGAGGTGTTGCAGATCGTCGCGGAGGACCCCGACCTCAACGGCGAACCGCGCCGCGTCGGCGACATCCTCCGGTAG
- a CDS encoding cytochrome b has protein sequence MADRLRRAYRWVDDRLDIDREVPFMGKAFPAEDSYLLGEVALFCFLVLVLTGMFLGFFFEPSTSDVEYEGSVAEYQGEELPEAFVSVLNITYEVPYGMFLRRMHHWAAHLFVASLSLHMLRVFFTGAYQNPREPNWVVGAGLAVASMFAAYTGYALPFDEFASTATGIGYSIANSIPVVGNVFARMVFGGEYPSSATVPRFYFIHVFLLPVVIAGLIAVHMAILIRQKHTEAPRDGDVVGDGQRIDREDDDVVVGLPAFPNQAAISAVVFFLTMGTLSLLAGFLPVHNVAEYGPNDPAGTPELIMPDWFLMWVFGFLKLLPSWMSFTVPVLDIHVSTEFIGGMVLPGIVFGLMFVWPFIDSRDEPRHFTVDPLARPWQTAVGVAGVVFIMITSIAGMNTIAADITGLSTGTINPILSVASILGPLIAGGVTYLVLDRYDGPYYGGRPAAADGGEEPPDGSEAGDDRADAGDEAGRTNDADDRTDPTDDRGGAAVGDEPTGGERDE, from the coding sequence ATGGCCGACCGACTGCGCCGCGCGTACCGGTGGGTCGACGACCGCCTCGACATCGACCGCGAGGTCCCGTTCATGGGCAAGGCGTTCCCGGCCGAGGACTCGTACCTGCTCGGGGAGGTCGCGCTGTTTTGCTTCCTCGTGCTCGTGCTGACGGGGATGTTCCTCGGGTTCTTCTTCGAGCCGTCGACCTCGGACGTCGAGTACGAGGGCAGCGTCGCCGAGTACCAGGGCGAGGAACTGCCCGAGGCGTTCGTCAGCGTCCTCAACATCACCTACGAAGTGCCATACGGGATGTTCCTGCGGCGGATGCACCACTGGGCGGCGCATCTCTTCGTCGCCTCCCTGTCGTTGCACATGTTGCGTGTGTTTTTCACCGGGGCCTACCAGAACCCCCGCGAGCCGAACTGGGTCGTCGGCGCCGGGCTCGCCGTCGCCTCCATGTTCGCGGCGTACACCGGCTACGCGCTGCCGTTCGACGAGTTCGCCAGCACGGCGACGGGGATCGGATACAGCATCGCGAACTCGATACCGGTCGTCGGGAACGTCTTCGCGCGCATGGTGTTCGGGGGGGAGTACCCCTCCAGCGCGACCGTGCCGCGCTTCTACTTCATCCACGTCTTCCTCCTCCCGGTCGTGATCGCCGGGCTGATCGCCGTCCACATGGCGATCCTGATACGCCAGAAGCACACGGAGGCCCCGCGGGACGGCGACGTCGTCGGGGACGGCCAGCGGATCGACCGCGAGGACGACGACGTCGTGGTCGGCCTGCCGGCGTTCCCGAACCAGGCCGCGATCAGCGCCGTCGTGTTCTTCCTGACGATGGGGACGCTGTCGCTGCTCGCCGGCTTTCTCCCCGTCCACAACGTCGCCGAGTACGGTCCGAACGACCCCGCCGGGACGCCGGAGCTCATCATGCCGGACTGGTTCCTGATGTGGGTGTTCGGCTTCCTGAAGCTGCTTCCCAGCTGGATGAGCTTCACGGTCCCCGTCCTCGACATCCACGTCAGCACGGAGTTCATCGGCGGGATGGTCCTGCCGGGGATCGTCTTCGGGCTCATGTTCGTCTGGCCGTTCATCGACTCGCGCGACGAGCCCCGGCACTTCACGGTCGACCCGCTCGCCCGACCCTGGCAGACGGCGGTCGGCGTCGCGGGCGTCGTGTTCATCATGATCACCTCGATCGCGGGGATGAACACGATCGCGGCCGACATCACGGGGCTCTCGACCGGGACGATCAACCCCATCCTGTCGGTCGCGTCGATCCTCGGCCCGCTGATCGCGGGCGGGGTCACCTATCTCGTCCTTGACCGCTACGACGGGCCGTACTACGGCGGGCGACCGGCGGCCGCTGACGGCGGCGAGGAGCCGCCCGACGGAAGCGAGGCGGGCGACGACCGCGCGGACGCCGGGGACGAAGCGGGACGCACGAACGACGCCGACGACCGCACGGACCCCACCGACGACCGCGGCGGCGCGGCCGTCGGTGACGAACCGACCGGAGGTGAGCGCGATGAGTGA
- a CDS encoding DoxX family protein gives MSAQPISTETRNTFRSTIRGYTVEGRAHSLSAWFVLSLRLMMGYAFAYSGFTKIVAAEPFSAGGYLTHVAATNGNPLADLFAWMGSTPWFVEFANVAVPWGELLIGLGLLVGAVVRLAAFFGALMMAMFYFGNWDVAHGVINGDFAYMLVFLAVAAFGAGRILGLDAYVERYEIDGTPLVEKYPKLEYVLG, from the coding sequence ATGTCTGCACAACCAATCTCCACAGAAACTCGCAACACCTTCCGAAGTACGATCCGCGGCTACACCGTCGAGGGGCGTGCCCACAGCCTGAGCGCGTGGTTCGTCCTCTCGCTCCGGCTCATGATGGGCTACGCGTTCGCCTACTCCGGCTTCACCAAGATCGTCGCGGCCGAACCGTTCAGCGCCGGCGGCTACCTCACGCACGTCGCCGCCACGAACGGCAACCCGCTGGCCGACCTGTTCGCGTGGATGGGGTCGACGCCGTGGTTCGTCGAGTTCGCGAACGTCGCCGTCCCGTGGGGCGAACTGCTCATCGGCCTCGGCCTGCTCGTCGGCGCCGTCGTCCGCCTCGCGGCGTTTTTCGGCGCGCTCATGATGGCGATGTTCTACTTCGGTAACTGGGACGTCGCCCACGGCGTGATCAACGGCGACTTCGCGTACATGCTCGTGTTCCTCGCCGTGGCGGCCTTCGGCGCCGGCCGCATCCTCGGCCTCGACGCCTACGTCGAGCGGTACGAGATCGACGGCACGCCGCTGGTCGAGAAGTACCCCAAACTCGAGTACGTCCTCGGGTAA
- a CDS encoding tubulin/FtsZ family protein produces MKLALIAVGQAGGKIVDEFLAYEQRADADFIADATAINTAQADLRGLDYVPEDKRVLIGQSRVGGHGVGADNELGAEIAAEEATEIVAATDDVPVSHVDAFLVVAALGGGTGSGAGPVIAQELKRVYTNPVYGLGILPASDEGGIYTLNAARSFQTFVREVDNLLVFDNDAWRQSGETLRTGYSEINAEIARRFGVLFSAGETNTDDDVAESVVDASEIVNTLAGGGVSTVGYASEELVPEENQGGLLSRFTGGGTSEPDPSEATNRITSLIRKATLGRLTLPCDVESAERSLSVVAGPPEHLSRKGIEEGRRWLEEETGSMEARGGDYPLRSDSVAAAVLLSGVTEVPRVTKLQIIANETQENIEERQSGEESAQEQLIGEQGEDIDPLF; encoded by the coding sequence ATGAAACTCGCACTCATCGCGGTCGGTCAGGCCGGCGGGAAGATCGTCGACGAGTTCCTGGCCTACGAGCAGCGGGCCGACGCGGACTTCATCGCGGACGCCACGGCGATAAACACCGCGCAGGCCGATCTCCGGGGACTCGACTACGTCCCGGAGGACAAGCGGGTGCTCATCGGTCAGTCCCGCGTCGGCGGTCACGGCGTCGGCGCCGACAACGAACTCGGCGCCGAGATCGCCGCCGAGGAGGCGACCGAGATCGTCGCCGCGACCGACGACGTGCCGGTGAGTCACGTGGACGCCTTCCTCGTGGTCGCGGCGCTGGGCGGCGGCACCGGGAGCGGCGCCGGGCCGGTGATCGCTCAGGAGCTCAAGCGCGTGTACACGAACCCCGTCTACGGTCTCGGCATCCTGCCCGCCAGCGACGAGGGCGGCATCTACACCCTCAACGCCGCGCGGTCGTTCCAGACGTTCGTCCGCGAGGTCGACAATCTCCTCGTCTTCGACAACGACGCCTGGCGGCAGTCCGGCGAGACCCTCAGGACCGGCTACAGCGAGATCAACGCGGAGATCGCCCGCCGGTTCGGCGTCCTCTTCAGCGCCGGCGAGACGAACACGGACGACGACGTCGCGGAGAGCGTCGTCGACGCGAGCGAGATCGTCAACACGCTGGCCGGCGGGGGCGTCTCCACCGTCGGCTACGCCTCCGAGGAACTCGTCCCGGAGGAGAACCAGGGCGGCCTCCTCTCGCGGTTCACCGGCGGCGGAACCAGCGAGCCCGACCCGAGCGAGGCGACCAACCGGATCACCAGCCTCATCCGGAAAGCGACGCTCGGCCGCCTCACGCTGCCCTGCGACGTGGAGAGCGCCGAGCGCTCGCTGTCGGTCGTCGCCGGCCCGCCCGAACACCTCAGCCGGAAGGGCATCGAGGAGGGCCGCCGGTGGCTGGAGGAGGAGACCGGGTCGATGGAGGCGCGGGGCGGCGACTACCCGCTGCGCTCCGACTCGGTCGCGGCCGCGGTGTTGCTCTCGGGCGTCACGGAGGTGCCCCGCGTCACCAAGCTCCAGATCATCGCCAACGAGACCCAAGAGAACATCGAGGAGCGCCAGAGCGGCGAGGAGAGCGCCCAGGAGCAACTCATAGGCGAGCAAGGCGAGGACATCGACCCGCTGTTCTGA